The DNA region ATGAAGGACGAATACATTGGTTACAGAGCCGAAGCACGTTTTATACGTGCATACTGCTATTCCATGCTTTGTGATTTGTTTGGTTCCGTGCCCTATGTTGACGAACATACAGGTGTGAAGGAAATTCCGGTTCAGTATACCCGTAAGCAGATATTTGAATATGCGGAAAGTGAATTGCTGGCTGTTGAGAATGAACTGAAAGCTCCGGGAGAAAACGAATACGGACGAATTGACCGTGTAGCCGACTGGTTCCTGCTGGCCCGTATGTATCTGAATGCTGAGTCTTGGATTCATGAAAATAAATACCAGGAGGCATATACGTATGCGAAGAAGGTAGTTACAGACGGACACTATCCGCTGGCTTCCGACTATCGTGAAATCTTCCTGGCGGATAACAAAACCTGCAAGGAGATCATCTGGGGACTGGTACAGGACGGACAGCGTGCCCAAAGTTCAGCCGGAACAAACTTCTACGTAAAAGCTTTCGTGAATGGTCCGATGGACGAATTGTATAAGACAGGAGTCGGTTCGCGAGGTTGGGGTAATGTCCGTGCCAAGATGACACTGGTAGACGCCTTTGATGCGGATGATGTGGCGTTTGATGTCAATGATACCTGGGGTAACGGAAAGAAAGATAAACGTGCCCAGTTCATGACCGCCCTTCCGAATCAGGTGAAGGAAACCTGGGACTCGGAACTGAACATGACCAGTACCTTTACTTGTGGCTATGGCTATATCAAATGGAGAAATGTGACCAAGGATGATCAGCTCTGTGCTTCGGGCGATGCTTATACCTCTATTGATTTCCCGTTGTTCCGCACCGCTGATGCTTATCTGATGGCTGCCGAGGCTATCTTGCGTGGAGCAAATGGTACGGAAACGGAAGCATTAGGCTACGTCAATGAAGTCCGGTCCAGAGCGTATATGTCCGGTAAATATGCGAAGAGCGGCGTTCGTTCGGATGTTTCAGGAGAAATCGCCCTCAATGAGCTTTCTTTGAACTTTATCCTGAGCGAGCGTCAGAAAGAGCTGGCATCCGAGCTGACCAGGCGCACTGACCTGATCCGTTTCGGTAAATATACGAAAGGCAATAACTGGGACTGGAAGAACGGTATCCGTCTGGGTGGAGATGTGGACGACAAGTATAAGTTGTTCCCGATACCGGAAAGCGAATTGACCAACAACCCGGCGTTGAATCAGAATGACGGTTATAAACAATAAATGAAGAAATAGAATGAGACTGAAACAATTACTGTTATGTGGTATGATGTGGATGTGCTGTGTTCCGCTTGGGGCGCAGACATCCAAAGAAGAGATGTTTTCTACCATTGAGAAAACGGGTGGCGTCTATTGGGCTTATCCACTTGATTTTGCACCGCAAACCCGGGCTCCCAAAGGATATAAACCATTCTACGTGAGCCACTATGGACGGCATGGTTCCCGTTATTTGATTGGCGACCGTGATTATAAATGGCTGGTGGACCTTTTTGAAGAAGCGCATCGTGAGGGTGCACTTTCAGACTTGGGAGAAGATGCCCGGCAGCGTTTGCTGAAGGTGTGGGAAGAAGCGGAAGGCCATGGAGGTGATCTGACCCCATTAGGTGTCCGTCAGCACCGTGGAATTGCGGAAAGAATGTATGCTGCATTTCCTGAAGCCTTTAAGGGCAGCCCTTCCATTTCTGCCCGTTCTACCGTTGTGTTGCGTTGTGCGATGAGTATGGTGGCTTTTGGTGATCGTTTGAAGGAACTGAATCCCAATCTGCGCATTTCTTATGAGGCCAGCCATAAGTATATGGACTACTTGAATTTCCATACGGACGAATCCAACCGCTTTACTTCTTCCACTGACGGTCCGTGGGCTGAAGAATACAGAAAGTTTGAAGATGTCCACACCAATCCCGACCGGTTGATTGCTTCTTTATTTAAGGACAAGCGTTTCATACTGAAGAAAGTGAATCCGAAGGAAGTGATGTGGGGTATGTACTGGGTGGCGAGTGATATGCAGAATGCAGAGACAAAGGTTTCTTTCTATGATTTGTTTCAGCCCCAGGAACTGTTTGATTTGTGGCAGTGTATCAACTATCGTTTCTATGTGGGCAATGCAAATCATGCAGACGGGAAAGGGATTGTTGTAGCCAATGCGAAATCATTGTTGCAGAATATTTTGGATAGCGCCAATGAGGCTATTCAGAAGGGAGGCATAGCTGCTACCCTTCGCTTCGGGCATGATGGCAATGTGATTCCTTTGGTGGCATTGATGCAGATAGAGAATTGTAATGTTGCCGTAGATGATCCTTACGAGGTGTATAAAGTGTGGAGTGACTTTAAGGTAGTCCCTATGGCCGCTAATGTGCAGATTGCCTTCTTCCGGAATGAAAAAGGAAACGCGGATGATATTCTGGTTAAGATACTGCATAATGAGCATGAAGTACACATTCCGGTACAGACCGACCAGTTTCCTTTCTATAAATGGAGCGATGTGGAGAGCTACTACCGGAACTTATTGAAATAAAGCACAATTTTAAAGTTAACAATATTGAGACTACTAATTGGGAAGTGTGCCGATGGGATATCGGTACACTTCTTTTGCTAATATAATGTTAATGCTTTCCTGTTTATATGCTATTTCATAAGAAAACCTTTATCTTTGCACCCGAAAATGAAATGTGGAAAGATTTGAGTAGCTTGCAACCACAGAAAAAAATGCTAAAACACATCCTTTTCTGACGATGCTCCGAGCATCGGGATATGCATGTCTACTCACCATCAGATCCCCCGCTTTTCATTCTTTAATTATTCATTCTTTAATTTAGAAGTATGGGATATTTATTCACATCCGAATCGGTGTCAGAAGGACACCCCGACAAAGTGGCCGATCAAATATCGGACGCTGTGCTTGACAAACTGTTGGCTTACGACCCCAGTTCGAAAGTAGCTTGCGAAACTCTGGTAACTACCGGACAGGTGGTACTGGCTGGAGAAGTGAAAACCAAAGCGTACGTTGATCTGCAACTCATTGCGCGCGAAGTAATTCAGAAAATCGGCTATACCAAAGGCGAGTACATGTTCGAAAGTAACTCGTGCGGCGTATTGTCCGCCATTCATGAGCAAAGCCCCGACATTAACCGTGGTGTGGAACGTCAGGACCCTATGGAACAGGGGGCAGGCGACCAAGGCATGATGTTCGGTTATGCTACTAACGAAACAGAAAACTATATGCCTCTTTCGCTCGACCTGGCACATCGCATCTTGCAAGTGCTGGCCGACATCCGTCGCGAAGGTAAAGAGATGACTTATCTCCGTCCGGACGCCAAGAGTCAGGTAACTATTGAATATGATGATAACGGTACGCCTGTCCGCATCGATACAATTGTAGTTTCTACCCAGCATGATGATTTCATCCAGCCTGCCGACGACAGCGAAGCCGCCCAGCTGAAAGCGGATGAAGAAATGCTTGCCACTATCCGTCAGGATGTCATCAATATCCTGATGCCACGTGTCATTGCTTCTATTCATGCAGAGAAAGTACTTGCATTGTTCAATGACCATATCACCTATCACGTTAATCCTACCGGAAAGTTCGTTATCGGCGGACCTCACGGAGATACCGGTCTGACGGGACGTAAGATTATCGTGGATACCTACGGTGGTAAAGGTGCTCACGGTGGTGGCGCTTTCTCCGGTAAGGACCCCAGTAAGGTAGACCGTAGTGCCGCTTATGCAGCCCGTCATATTGCCAAGAACCTGGTGGCAGCCGGTGTAGCTGACGAAATGCTGGTACAGGTGTCTTATGCTATAGGTGTGGCTCGTCCCATTAATATCTATGTCAATACTTATGGCCGCGGCCATGTAAACATGAGCGATGGTGAGATTGCGAAGAAGATAGATGAACTTTTTGATCTTCGCCCGAAGGCTATTGAAGATCGCCTGAAGCTTCGTAATCCGATTTATCAGGAGACTGCTGCTTACGGACATCTGGGACGTGAACCGCAGATTGTTACCAAGCACTTCAAGTCTCGTTACGAAGGTAACAAAGATGTGGAGGTGGAACTTTTCACTTGGGAGAAACTGGATTACGTGGACAAGGTGAAAGCCGCTTTCGGTCTGTAATCTTTCTCTGGTTTTGTAATCAGCGTAGCTTTACAAGCTATTTATATAGAAGCCGCCCTGTTTCCTTTCGTATTGCGAAAGGAGGGGGCGGCTTCTTATTGATTCTATGATAGTAAAAATTGATTGGCGGGCATCAGCCGGATATGTTTTCCGTCTTCTTCAAAAGAATCGGTCTGATTAGTTGTTACAATAATACCTTCCGACAGATTGAATGCTTTCATAGTTTATTGGCAAATGATTTCATTTGTTGCCGGCAAACGAATCTTTTCCTTTGGTTGTTTTTAGGGGGGGGCAAAATGCTTGTGGAGTGAAATGATAAATTGATTTTTATTTATTGATATCTTAATCAAATTGATGCTATTTCTTTGTTTTATGTGATTATGCCCATTTGTCAATCTTGCATTATAGGATATCCTGTGAATAAATAAGGAATGTAAATTCGTTATTTCTGCATATTCTTGCGTGTTTTAGGGCTTCTTATGCAGAAAAGGGTTACTACTTACGGGTGAAAGGGTTACTACTTATAGGTGATATCATTACTACTTACGGTCAAAAGGGTTACTACTTACTAGTAATACACTTATTTGTATTGGCTATTTCTCTTATATTTGTGTTTTTAGGGTGGTGTTTTACTCTAAAAGAAGTGTAAGTATTTCGATATATTATTAATAATCTGTGGCTTGCTGAATTTCGTTTGTCTCTTTTTACCTCCATGGTCAGTTATTCGGGAATAATGCATTCTCAGGCAATTGGAAATACAAAGTGTCAAAATGATAGTGTGATACTAATTATGTTTCAACTGCTTACTTTCTAACTGGCTTTTTCCATGATTTGTTGCTATCTTTGCAGTATTGAAACGAGAAGTCTAATATAGCATGAAAAAACTGTTACCCGCTTTCCTATTCTTTATATCATTTACTATGCTGCTAGGGGCATGCGGAAGAGATTCTCATGCTGTCAGCTCTATTCTGTTATTGGCTGATTCGTTGATGCAATCGCGTCCTGACAGTTCGCTGCAATTATTGGAGGAGGTTTCTGCACCGCAGAAGATGGGGAAAACAGACAGGGCATGGTATGCCTTGCTGCTTACGCAGGCGAAGTATAAGAATTATGTGTCGCTGGAGAATGATTCTTTGATACAGGTAGCTGTGGATTATTTTGAAAAGAACAGTGATAGAGAGCGATTGGCAAAATCTTATTTTTATACCGGATGTGTGTATCGGGAGCAAGAAGACATATCTACTGCCATAAATTTATATTTGAAGTCATTGAGGACTATGCCGCAAGGAGGTGACTCGGTATTTTTGTCTATGGTATATAACGATTTGGGAGATTGCTATACAGACCAAAATATGGAAGAGACAGCAAGAAACATGTATAAGCAGGCTTATGCTATAAATGTGAGTAATCATGATACTTTACGTGCATTTCACAATCTGAATGGTATTGGTGGTACTTTTTTGCTTGAACTTCAACTTGACAGTGCATTAAATTATTATCAACAGGCACTGGAAATGGCACTTTCACTGGATTATCCGGTGTTGTTGGGCGCCATATATAAGAATTTATCCGGAGTTTATAATGAGCAGGGAGAGTATGGACAGGCCAATGATTGTATTTCAAGAGCCATGCCTTATTTGTTAGATATAGAAAGCTTAACCTCTGCCTATTCTTTGAAAGGTGATATTTTGTATAATCTGGGTAAGAAAGACTCAGCCTTTTATTATTGGAATTTAGGAAAGGAATCTTCTGATATATATACAAAGACCTCAAATTATTATAGTATATATCAAGCCAATAAAGAGCTTTCTAATTGGAAAGATGCGATTTTAAATGTTGATTCTTTCATCGTTTATTATGATTCGATTCAGAGAATGAATGACCGTGCGGAGATTAACGAGTTAATGGATAAACATTTATTGGAATTGCATAAGTATAAACTCTCTGTTGAACATAGAAGAACAATGAATCTCCTGATTATATTATCCTTATTTATTGTTTTAGTATTAAGCCTTATATTGATGTGGAGGGATAGATGCAGGAAGAACAGATATATCGTTTTACAGAAACAACTGATGGAGAATCGTGCGGAAATATTGTTACATGGAAAAGATATCTGTGAAGAAGGAAATAGCAAGTTGCATGAATTGAAAGAGTTAAGGATTGATATTTGCATTTCTTTATTTAGATCAACTGAGGGGGGTAGGAAATTGACAGAATTAATGAAAGCAAAACCAAAAGAGCGTATTAGTATTATTCATAACCACAGGGTGTTGATTCTTGATGATATTAGAAGCGCATTTGCAGATATCATGAAGGATTTGAATGCTTGTTGTTCTTCTTTGACTATGAATGATTTGTTATATTGCGTATTAATCATACTTCATTGTCCAAAAGAAATTGTTATGGACGTAATGAATACTACTGCCGACGCAATAAAAACACGGAAAAATAGAATTAAGAATAAAATGGATAAGGGACTTTTTGAGAAAGTATTTATGTCTGATAATGTGTGATTTATATATTGTCTGTTACATACTTGGATTTCTCTGTTACCATTGTTACCACGTAATATTTTGTTGTTAGATGAAAGTTGTGTTTATTCGAGGCATCAAATAATTAAATCTTATACTACATGAAAACAACATTTTTACTTTCGCTCTTATTCGCTTTGTTCTCTCTAAATATTTATGCAGAACAAATGGTATCTATCAAACAGATTAATTTAAAAAAATCTCTTAAGGGAAAGGGAGCGCAACAGCCCGGAACACGTTCTTTAGAACCATTGAATGTCTTTGCCTATTTTAATCCTGATAATACTGCTTTGACTATTAATTTAGATTGCGTATATACTGAAGTAACGGTTTTGGTAAAAAGTATTTTGACAGGTGAAACTATTCAGTCTGAATTGTACTTTACTCCGACCAATATATTTGTGAATATGTCCGAAGTGGAGAATGGAAAATACTTATTAGAAATTTCTTTCGGAGAAACCTTGTTATCAGGAGAATTCAGTATCGAATAAACATTACGCATTATGAAAAAGGATAAACGGATATCTAAACGGGTAGCGCTTATATTTCTGCTATCTGTAGTTTTATCTATGTGGGCAGGTCTGGATATTTGTGCGCAGCGTATCAAATATACCTACGACAATGCCGGAAACCGGTTGACTCGCCAAAAGGAGATTGTCGTACAGACAAGGGGTGCTTTGAGTGATGAAGAGGAGCCATCGGTATACGAAGAAGAGCTTTCGGAAACTAAAGTAACTATTTATCCCAACCCTACCCGTGGTATGCTCAAAGTTGATATCTCAGGAGTTGAAAAGTTTGAGAATGCTCGAATATCCCTCTATGATCTTACCGGAAAGTTGTTGCAGCAGTGGGCGGGTATATCCCAATCCAATGAAATTGATTTATCCGAACGGACTCCGGGAATGTATATCATGCAGGTTGCCTACAATGGCAAGATTAGCAGTTGGAAGATAATTAAAGAATAAGATAACCTTAAAACACACTTCTCCATGAAAACACATTTATTATTCATATTTTCCTTTTTATTATTTCCACTTATTGCCCATGCGCAACAGGGAAATACTAGATCATATCCAATTGAAGTTGGCACTTATAATTCTGAGTTTGATTATTCAGATTCACAAAACACGGAAGATTTTACAAACAATTATACGGGGCGACCTTCCAATGATGTTTTTTATAAATTTACTATAAGTACTAGGATGAAGGTCATCATGAAGCATTGCGAATCAGAGCTTTCTGATACCTATTTGAGCCTTTTGGATGCTTCCGGAAAATTAATTGACTATAACGATGATGCTGACTTTTCCATAGGCTGTGGCGGTGGTGCTGGAGAGGCTTATTTATCAAAGATACTGGATGCCGGCACATACTACGTCGTGGCAGAAGGATATGAAGAGAACGGAGTTATTACTACTCAAATAACTGGGATGTTTTTATCTTCAGAAGGGGATAGTCAGCAGAATGCTATTGACGCCGGTACTTACAACAAGAGTTTTGACTATTCTGATATACAGAATATGAATCTTTTTTCTAATCAGTATGCAGCCGGAGAACAAGAGGATGTTTTTTATAAGTTCACATTAACCCGTAAAATGATTGTAACAATAACTCATTGCGGATCAATGGTCTATGAAACTTGCGCCTATCTGTTGAATGCCGCGGGAGGTGTCATTGCTTCCAATGATTATTATTCAGATGATGGTCACTGTTCTTCATCCTCTCATGCTTTTATACAGAGAACCTTAGAACCGGGCACCTATTATATAGTATCGGAAGGATATGATACAGCGGAACTTATTACTACCAATATTACCGGATATGCCTCGGAAGACTTTGATTATCCGGACATTCCCATCACATATAGTGCGGAACAGGAAGCCGTTGGCTCTCTTGGTGGAACTTTTGATGTATCGGCTACCGGAGCAGCTACGTATTCAATTCCTATTAAAATTCCGCAAGGTGTAGGAGGTATGCAACCTACGCTTGCTATCATTTATAATAGTCAGGCAGGAAATGGAATGTTGGGTTGGGGATGTAATTTGTCGGGAATGTCAGTTATAACTCGCGGTCCGAAGGATATGTATCATGACGGTACAGCCAAGGCATTGACTTTTTCCGCCGATGAGGCTTATTATCTGGACGGTAAACGCTTGATTTATTCTTCTGGCACTATAGGGCAAGAGGGAGCCGTATATTATTTGGAATCCGATCCTTTTACTAAAGTGATTGTTCATGGCACATACACTGCTTCTACAGCTAATACATGGTTTGAAGTGCAATCTTCTACCGGGCAGATATGCTATTATGGAAATACAACCGGTGCTCGACAAAGCTACACAGCTGGTAATTCTCCCAGAATCTATGCATGGTATCTGGATTACGTGGAAGATCCGTTGGGTAATTACATGAATTATACCTATAATAAGTGGAGTTACTGCATGTATCCCAACACTATAATGTATGGAAATAATAAGAATGGGAGTACCGGTTTACAGAATACGGTTACTTTCAGTTATGAAACTCGCTCCAATGATCCACAGCTATTTGTTATTGAAGGCGTAAAAGGAACCATGGATCGTAGGCTGAAAACCATTACAAGCAAAACGGGAAATTCGGTTTACCGTGTTTATGACTTGCAATACAATACCACCGGTGATGCTTCCGGTACTAAATATTCACGTCTGACAAGTGTTACGGAGAGGAATGGTGCCGGCGATGTTATGCAACCGGTTAAGCTAAATTGGTCTTATTTGCCTTCCCTATATAGTATTCCTGTTTCTCCTCAAGTGAATGCTGCTTCTGTTTATCCGGCTGTCGCATTTTCTGAACAGCAATTTATTGCTGGTGATTTCAATGGAGATGGTTTGACGGATATGATGGGAATCTCTCCTGTAAAGATACCGACAGGTACGAATTCTTGGACCTATGATACTTACGCTTATATATATTGGGCCTCATTGGATTCTTCCGGAAATGTCCGATTTGTTGACGGAACGAATTATCGTCTTGGAGCAAGTTTTCAATTGTCTGACATGCAAGAATACAAAGCGGGATCGTCCGTCATCGATTTTGATGGAGACGGTCTGAATGAATTTGTAGTACCACATGTAAGCATCAATGATCATTGGAAGCAAATAGCTTTTTATGTTTATGGAAACACGGTTCAGGGGGCTTTCGGATACAACTTGCAGCACAGTAGTGAAATGCCCGCCTATGCTACCGGTGATTTTAATAATGACGGAAAAGGAGATATCGTTTTCATAGAAAAGGGACACAGTGGCAACAAGTATCCGGGCGAGATTATTGGACATAATTCCGGAACATCTTTATACCGCACGGCATTTAGCCTTACCTTGCCTTCTAATCCCGATAAGGTATTCGTATCTGACCTTAACGGTAACGGGCTGGAAGATATGATGATAATTTATAATGGAGGCTATACCATTTTTTGGAATCAGGGTAATGGAATTACGGGAACTACTTTTTCGGATGCCAAGAAGACTACAGGAACCAATGTCTCTAAGGTGTGGATGATTCGTTCCGGTGATTTTAATGGTGATGGCTTAATGGATATACTAATGAACAGTACCGGTGAAAGTAGTTGGTATTTTGCCTTGAATAATGGCAATGGAACTTTTACTAAGTCGCAGGCATGCACATTAGGGCTTTACGATCAGAGCTTCACTTCAAAAGATGATTCAAGGTTTGATTGCCTTATATATGATTTCGATCTTGACGGGAAATCGGATGTGGTGATAACCAAGGCCATGTATGATAAGAAGAGCGCTATATTTCAAGGTTCTTGGGGTGAGTTCAATAAAACTTATACCTATTGGATGCATTCTACAGGAAGTGCGCTTACCATAGTGCGTTCGGCGACTTCTAACAGAGATGAAGATGCTCTTTCATCCCGCTATCTGGTGGGTGACTTCAACGGTGACGGTCAGATGGAACTGATGAATTATGGTTACAATTGTTATAATAGTAGTAATTCAAACAGAGACCCTGTATGGCGATTATACCCTAATAGTAGTTACAATACAGACAAAGGTAAGGTAACTTCTGTTACCGGTGGCTATGGCAGTGTGACGAATATTACTTATGCCTCCCTTGTCAATGGCGGTATCTATACCAAAGGTACGGGTAGCAGTTATCCTGTTGCCGATTATACTTTGCCTTTGCATGTAGTAAAGAAAGTAAATTCGGATAATGGTGCGGCAGGCAGAACAATGACAACTAACTATCGGTACAGTGGCCTTAAAATGCATTTGCAAGGAAAAGGGCTGTTGGGAATGTCTTCCATGATAGCTGAGAATATGACGTTGGGGACAGTTTCTGAATCTGGTGTAAAAGCATGGAATACTTCCTTCTATATACCATCTGCTACCTATACTAAAAATACCATAGACGGCAGTACGGCTGAAACTAACTCTACGCTGGTTATTGTGGATAAAGGCTCCAGGAAATACTTTGCTTACCCTTCATCTACTACAGAGAAGGATTTGGATGGCAATATGGTTACTACCACTCGTCAGTTCAATACTACCTACGGTTACATGACCCAGGAAAAGGCGGACTATGGCAATAATATGTATCGCACTGTTCAATATGGCGACTATATCCTTGCCGGAAAAACCTATCAGCCCCAGCTGATCACAAAGGTACAGAAGCATACGGACGACTCGTCGACTTTCACGCAGAAGACTGAAATCACGTATAATACCTCTAAAGGATATAAGACGAAGACTGTTGAAAATTATGGTTCCTCTTTACCCTTTACCACCGAATTCACCTACGATACTTGGGGAAACGTGAAGACGGAGAAAATCAGCGGCTCTGGAGTTTCCGCCCTTACCAGCAACTATGATTATGATGCAACGAAACGTTTTATCGCTAAAACTTCTACTAATCCGTCGTCATCCATTATTGCTTATACATATGATACTTGGGGAAATGTCCTGACGGAAACAGACGAAAGTGATACTTCCAATAAGTTAACAACTAGGCATACGTTTGATGGATGGGGGAACAGACTGTCTACTCTTTTTCCCGACGGTACTAAGAGAAGTTATCTGAGTGGTTGGAATGTCAATTCAAGTAAACGATTCTTTACGCTTGCCCAAGCTACGGGAGAGCCCTGGGTAAAAACTTGGTACGACAATCAGGGGCGTGAGGTATTGGTAGAAACAATCGGTCCCAAAAGTATGTCCATTAAAGAGGCTACGACTTATAACAACAAAGGGCTGGTCACTCAGAAAAAGACAGAAACTGGCAATCTTACCACAACGGAGAACTATACGTATGATGCTCGTGGGCGAGTGCTGACCCAAACAAGCAGTGCAGGGAGATCCGTTTCTTACGCTTATGGGAACCGTACAGTATCGAGCACCACAAACGGGAAAACTTATACCCAAGTTTATGATCCCTGGGGTGGAGTGAAATCCGTGACCGATCCGGTTTCCAGCATTGCCTATACTTATAAGTCATTGGGAAAACCTCAAAAGATAGTCACAGGTGGAGCTACTTTCACTATGACCTATTATGACACGGGCAAGCAAAAGACGCTGACCGATCCCAATGCAGGTACCATAACCTATACGTATGACGCTGCCGGACGATTGAAAACTCAGGTTGACGGGAAAGGTAAAACCACGACAAATACCTATGATGTGTTGGGGCGTATGACCTCTTCCGTGGCGGATGGTGTAACTACTACCTATACCTATGGAACGTCCGGCAACAACTTGCTGCGTCTGACAAAGGAACAGACGGGTAATAATTACACGACTTACACGTATGATAATTACGGTCGTACGAGGACTGAGACACGTCAAATAGAAGGAACAGGTGCTTTGGCATTTACTTACTCTTATAACTCACAGGGGCAACTGAGTAATATTGCCTATCCTGGATCTTTGACCGTCAGTCGCAACTATGACGCTTATGGTAATCTGCGACAGGTGCTGGCAGGTACGCAAAATATCTGGGAACTCACGGGAACTACCGGAACTGTCACTACTACCAAACTTGGTGGTACATTGATTTCTACCGAAACCCGTAATTCGCAAGGCTTACTTAGTAACCTGAAGACGATGAAAGGTACTACGTCGCTGCATAATATGAACTATGTGTTTGATGGTGCTACAGGCAATCTTACTTCGCGTACGGGTATGATTGGGCAAACGGAAACCTTCACTTATGACAGCGCAGATCGTTTGACTGTTGTGAAGCAAGGTAGTTCTACAGTCATGAATATGGGTTATCATGCCAATGGCAATATTGTTTCTAAAACAGGCTTGGGTTCATACAGTTATGACAAACCTCATGCGGTAAGTACCGTTGACAATACCGGCGGCCTGATTTCCGAGAATAACCAGACCATTGCGTATACTGCATTTGATAAAGTTTCCTCCATCAGTGAAACGGTCGGTTCGAACAATTACCTGTTGAACATCACGTATGGTCCTGATCGCCAACGTTGGAAATCTACGTTGAAGACGAACAATGCGGTTGCACGTACGACTGTATATGCGGGCGATTATGAGATGGTCACCGAAGGCGGTGTAACGAAACAATTATATTATCTTGGTGGCAATAACGGTTTGGTAGCGGTATATGTGAAACAATCCGGGCAGCCTGATAAGATTTATTATGCCCACAAAGACCATTTGGGCAGTGTTGTGAAGTTGACTGATAATGCAGGTACTGAGGTTTTCAAGGCTTCATACGATGTTTGGGGCAGACGTACGGTAGCTAATAACACCTTCAAGTTCCACCGTGGCTATACGGGACATGAACATCTGGATGAGTTCAAGCTGATAGACATGAACGGCCGTATGTATGATCCGTTACTGGCTCGTTTCTTGAGTCCTGATCCGTTTGTTCAGATGCCTGATTTCTCACAAAATTTCAATAGATATACTTATTGCTTAAATAATCCGTTAATATATACGGATCCGGATGGAGAGTTCTGGCATCTATTTATTGGTGCAGTTATTGGAGGAGCAATAAACTGGGTTGCCAATGGTGCGGATTTAAGCTGGGAAGGATTATCTTATTTTGCTACCGGTGCAGTTTCCGGTGCATTGACTGCCGCTTTCCCCGGTGCCGCTATTGGTATTACCGCCGGTACCGGTGCCGCAAACTCTGCGATTGGTCAAGGTTTTAACAATGGGTGGAAGAATATCAACCTGCAACAAGTTGCGTTTGATGGCATAATGGCTGGT from Bacteroides sp. MSB163 includes:
- a CDS encoding RagB/SusD family nutrient uptake outer membrane protein, producing the protein MKKIIAYSFNLLFLVTFLASCLGDLDTMPLDNNQLVSDQVYKTKDGYTGVLAKCYSSLILTGQQGGDGGNGDLEGANEGYSGYVRLLFYLQEMSTDNFLMPSSSNGLRKCLNLQWDASNASVVTWTYQRLYMSIAYCNELLRECTEGKLQDRGLWEEMKDEYIGYRAEARFIRAYCYSMLCDLFGSVPYVDEHTGVKEIPVQYTRKQIFEYAESELLAVENELKAPGENEYGRIDRVADWFLLARMYLNAESWIHENKYQEAYTYAKKVVTDGHYPLASDYREIFLADNKTCKEIIWGLVQDGQRAQSSAGTNFYVKAFVNGPMDELYKTGVGSRGWGNVRAKMTLVDAFDADDVAFDVNDTWGNGKKDKRAQFMTALPNQVKETWDSELNMTSTFTCGYGYIKWRNVTKDDQLCASGDAYTSIDFPLFRTADAYLMAAEAILRGANGTETEALGYVNEVRSRAYMSGKYAKSGVRSDVSGEIALNELSLNFILSERQKELASELTRRTDLIRFGKYTKGNNWDWKNGIRLGGDVDDKYKLFPIPESELTNNPALNQNDGYKQ
- a CDS encoding histidine-type phosphatase gives rise to the protein MRLKQLLLCGMMWMCCVPLGAQTSKEEMFSTIEKTGGVYWAYPLDFAPQTRAPKGYKPFYVSHYGRHGSRYLIGDRDYKWLVDLFEEAHREGALSDLGEDARQRLLKVWEEAEGHGGDLTPLGVRQHRGIAERMYAAFPEAFKGSPSISARSTVVLRCAMSMVAFGDRLKELNPNLRISYEASHKYMDYLNFHTDESNRFTSSTDGPWAEEYRKFEDVHTNPDRLIASLFKDKRFILKKVNPKEVMWGMYWVASDMQNAETKVSFYDLFQPQELFDLWQCINYRFYVGNANHADGKGIVVANAKSLLQNILDSANEAIQKGGIAATLRFGHDGNVIPLVALMQIENCNVAVDDPYEVYKVWSDFKVVPMAANVQIAFFRNEKGNADDILVKILHNEHEVHIPVQTDQFPFYKWSDVESYYRNLLK
- the metK gene encoding methionine adenosyltransferase, producing the protein MGYLFTSESVSEGHPDKVADQISDAVLDKLLAYDPSSKVACETLVTTGQVVLAGEVKTKAYVDLQLIAREVIQKIGYTKGEYMFESNSCGVLSAIHEQSPDINRGVERQDPMEQGAGDQGMMFGYATNETENYMPLSLDLAHRILQVLADIRREGKEMTYLRPDAKSQVTIEYDDNGTPVRIDTIVVSTQHDDFIQPADDSEAAQLKADEEMLATIRQDVINILMPRVIASIHAEKVLALFNDHITYHVNPTGKFVIGGPHGDTGLTGRKIIVDTYGGKGAHGGGAFSGKDPSKVDRSAAYAARHIAKNLVAAGVADEMLVQVSYAIGVARPINIYVNTYGRGHVNMSDGEIAKKIDELFDLRPKAIEDRLKLRNPIYQETAAYGHLGREPQIVTKHFKSRYEGNKDVEVELFTWEKLDYVDKVKAAFGL
- a CDS encoding tetratricopeptide repeat protein, which encodes MKKLLPAFLFFISFTMLLGACGRDSHAVSSILLLADSLMQSRPDSSLQLLEEVSAPQKMGKTDRAWYALLLTQAKYKNYVSLENDSLIQVAVDYFEKNSDRERLAKSYFYTGCVYREQEDISTAINLYLKSLRTMPQGGDSVFLSMVYNDLGDCYTDQNMEETARNMYKQAYAINVSNHDTLRAFHNLNGIGGTFLLELQLDSALNYYQQALEMALSLDYPVLLGAIYKNLSGVYNEQGEYGQANDCISRAMPYLLDIESLTSAYSLKGDILYNLGKKDSAFYYWNLGKESSDIYTKTSNYYSIYQANKELSNWKDAILNVDSFIVYYDSIQRMNDRAEINELMDKHLLELHKYKLSVEHRRTMNLLIILSLFIVLVLSLILMWRDRCRKNRYIVLQKQLMENRAEILLHGKDICEEGNSKLHELKELRIDICISLFRSTEGGRKLTELMKAKPKERISIIHNHRVLILDDIRSAFADIMKDLNACCSSLTMNDLLYCVLIILHCPKEIVMDVMNTTADAIKTRKNRIKNKMDKGLFEKVFMSDNV